The sequence below is a genomic window from Sorangiineae bacterium MSr12523.
GCGTCTGCTGGCGACGGCCACGCGCTGGCTGCGCGAAGGAGAACCCGTTTTCGAAATGGAGGGCGCCTTTCGAGAGCGGCTATTGGCGATCAAGCGAGGTCTCGTCCCACTCGCGGAGGTGCTCGCCGAGGCCGATGCGATGACCCCTGATTTGGAATTGGCCAAACGGGAATCCAAATTACCGAAGCGTCCCGACATCGCTCGGGCAGATTCGTTGTTGCGCCGCATCGGCGAGGAGCTCGCGCGCCGTTGGATGAACCAAGAGGAAGGGCCGTTCGGCCGCCATGCGCCGCCGGCACCGGAGGTCGTATGGAACGAATAGCGGTTTCCCAAGAGGTGCTCGGAGCCCTCGATGAAGCGCAGCGGCGGGTGATGACCAACGTGCTCGCCGAAGAAGAAACGCGGCGCGAGCACGTGGTCGTTCATTTGAGCGGAGCCCACGCCTACGGGTTCCCCTCGCCCGACAGCGATTTGGATCTCAAGGCCATTCACGTGGCCCGCACGGAGGATTTGCTGGGGTTGGAGGCCCCGCCGCCCACGTTCGATCGCGCGGAATTCATCGATGGCGTGGAAATCGATTACACGTCCAACGAGGTGGCGCATGCCTTGTTCGGGATTCTCGCCGGCAATGGCAACTTCATCGAGCGCGTGCTCGGCCGAATGATTGCGCACGAATCCCCTTTGTTGTCCCAAATGCGTCCCATCGTGCGCAGAGCCCTGAGCCGGCGCGTGCATCGCCACTACCGCGGCTTCGCGCTCAACCAACGGCGCTTTCTGGAGAAGGAGCCCACGGCGAAGAAGCTTCTCTACGTCCTCCGTACCACGCTCACGGGCATTCACCTGCTCGCCACCGGCGAGGTCGAAGCCGATCTCACGAGGCTGATGGATCGCTACGATCTTTCGGAGGCCCGGCTCCTGGTCGAGCACAAACGTTCCGGCGAGCGCGTCGGCGTCGACGTGGCGCTGCTCGATGCGTGGCAGCCGCGCATCGATGCATTATTTCAGACGCTGGATACCGTGCGCGACACCAGCCCACTTCCGGAGGAGCCCCCCAATACGGAAGAGATTCGTTCGTGGCTGCTGCACGTACGCAAAGAGCGATTTTCGGGATAGCTTGGGTCGATGGGCTACCAATGCGCCGTGTGCCGCTCCGTTCACGTCGATCTGCCCGACATCGGGGCCGACAAGCCCGATTCCTGGTGGGACGTTCCGGAAGAGCAACGTGAGCGCCGGGTGCAATTGACGTCCGACACCTGCATCATCGACAACGAGCATTTCTTCATCCGCGGCGTCATCGAGATTCCCATTCATCACGAGCCCGGTCGCTTCGGAT
It includes:
- a CDS encoding nucleotidyltransferase domain-containing protein encodes the protein MERIAVSQEVLGALDEAQRRVMTNVLAEEETRREHVVVHLSGAHAYGFPSPDSDLDLKAIHVARTEDLLGLEAPPPTFDRAEFIDGVEIDYTSNEVAHALFGILAGNGNFIERVLGRMIAHESPLLSQMRPIVRRALSRRVHRHYRGFALNQRRFLEKEPTAKKLLYVLRTTLTGIHLLATGEVEADLTRLMDRYDLSEARLLVEHKRSGERVGVDVALLDAWQPRIDALFQTLDTVRDTSPLPEEPPNTEEIRSWLLHVRKERFSG